The DNA sequence AGGTAAGCCAACCCCGAACCGATCAGCGTGTCGATCAAACGTGGGGCCATAAGGGCTACGCCTTGATGGGAGACCAGATTGAAGGCACAGAGGACGAATGTGGTGATGAAGATGACTGAGACGGAGTAGTTCTTCTTCAGCCAGAAGAAGAAGGCAAACGCCGAGACGAGCATGAAGAGCAATTGCCCCGGAATCGTGGGAAGCAATTGGACAATGAGAATTCCACCAACGACTCCGCTGAGGGTTCCGAGAATGCGCTGAAAGAGTCGGCGTCTCGTGCTGCTATAACTCGGTTGGCAGACGAAGAGACTCGTCAGAATGATCCATTCGCCCTTGGGCATGGGAAAGATCTGGAAGATCGTAAAACCAGTGAGAAAGCAAAGACTGAGGCGGATTGCGTGACGGAGACGCGGGCTCTCCCAGTAAAGCTGGTCCTTGATTCGCTGGACCGTGGTTCGTCGGTCACGAGCGAGTTGGGGCGATAGGTCGCGGAAGAGATTGTCGCTGAGATTCCGGAGCGACTGATTGGAACGGGCGAGGTTGTTGACGAGAAGGACAAGGGGCGAGGTCTGATCGAATTGGTTGTCCTGTAGTTGTTTTTCGAGAACGCCGATGATCCAGTCGAGGGAGACGGGGTGGCGATAAGGGACTCCGGTGAGAAGGCTTTCAGAGAGCTTTCGGGAGGCTTGCGACAATTGGCTAAGGGTCTGGCTGATGCCTTCCAGTAACTCCCGGTTTTCGGGTTTTTGGCTCAAAAGGTCGTAACGTTCGTGACTGGAAGCGGCGCGTTCGTGCAGGCTTTGAAGCAGCATGAAAGACTGCAGATAGGGCCGGAGTTCTGAGGGGTCCTTCAGGGAGTCGCTGTAGCTGTTGAGGACGTCTTTGCATTGGTCGAGTGCGGTGACGAGGCGAACGTTGCGAAGAGCGAGCTGGTTGCGCACCTGGCCCTGACTCTTTTCCTCGCTGGGGAAAAGACTCGCTTTGATTTCCAGATAGTCGGCGAGGGCCGCGTAGCCACGGGCGAGTTGTTCTTCCAGAAGACGCCATGGATGGAGGAGGAGCAGGCCCAGTGAGATGAGCCCGTAAAACAGGGCCCCAGCGGGGAGGAGGAGCGGCTGCCAGTACCAGGCTGGGCTGATCGAGGCTCCAATCATGGCATAGATTCCGACCAGAACAGCACCAAAGGTAACTCCGCGATAGCGTTCGCTGATTCCCCCGATCAGGAGAAACCCGATTGTAGATAGTGCGAGCCCTAGTCCGAGGAGGATCGGATAGGGGCGAAGGAGTTCTACCGAAAGGCTGGAGATTCCAAAGCTGACCACCTTCAGTGCCATTGACTTGACGCGGCCGGCGGGATGATCGTCAGTCTCGGAGAGGGCTCCGGCTAAGGCACCGAGGGAGAGCGATACCGCAAAGAAAGGAAAGCCAAGCAATACGAGAGGGATGGCAAGAAGAGCAATCGCGACGGTAGCCTTGATCGCCATGAGCCGATCCGGGTTTCGCCAGAAAGATCGGCGGATGGGCTCATACCATGAGCATCCTTCGAGCAAGCCTCGCACTCGGGATGTGCCTTCGTGTCCCTTCCTCTCTATCATTGGTTTTAAAGATTATCACCCGGGTTCTTCATTGAGAAGACTGTTTCTTGATCCGTCCCGCGGTAGGGGATGTCCGTTGCGGTTAAATGTCCGGCACTGGGCAAACCCAAAATGGACGCTGATCGGCTCCATCAGGGAAATTCAGGAATGGATAGCGTGGGATAAATATCTTTTTTGGGGGAGGGCGAAGCTAAAGTAGTGAGAGCTTCCAGCTCTCTCCTGCCGATCAGAGGCGAAACGGCGGGGAGCCATGTTGATTACACCCTCCGAGTTTCCACGTTTTCAATATAACCGTCCCAGTGCCCTCAATCCCTCCACTCAGGCAAGTTAGCCAAGGAATCGCCAACTCACTTGCCCGATTCATTTTTTCCGCTTCTTGGCGACCTTCCTCTTTCGCGGCGTCACCCAATGATCCACTGAGGAGTC is a window from the Puniceicoccus vermicola genome containing:
- the yccS gene encoding YccS family putative transporter, producing the protein MIERKGHEGTSRVRGLLEGCSWYEPIRRSFWRNPDRLMAIKATVAIALLAIPLVLLGFPFFAVSLSLGALAGALSETDDHPAGRVKSMALKVVSFGISSLSVELLRPYPILLGLGLALSTIGFLLIGGISERYRGVTFGAVLVGIYAMIGASISPAWYWQPLLLPAGALFYGLISLGLLLLHPWRLLEEQLARGYAALADYLEIKASLFPSEEKSQGQVRNQLALRNVRLVTALDQCKDVLNSYSDSLKDPSELRPYLQSFMLLQSLHERAASSHERYDLLSQKPENRELLEGISQTLSQLSQASRKLSESLLTGVPYRHPVSLDWIIGVLEKQLQDNQFDQTSPLVLLVNNLARSNQSLRNLSDNLFRDLSPQLARDRRTTVQRIKDQLYWESPRLRHAIRLSLCFLTGFTIFQIFPMPKGEWIILTSLFVCQPSYSSTRRRLFQRILGTLSGVVGGILIVQLLPTIPGQLLFMLVSAFAFFFWLKKNYSVSVIFITTFVLCAFNLVSHQGVALMAPRLIDTLIGSGLAYLSVRLLWPDWQYKRLPSLLSEALAKNAAYFRAILDEYSGTVTGDDLPYRSARREAHRADNALVLAWQDMHLEPSKRQKSRELAFDLTYLNHALLSYLSAFGAHRRPERRPPEEILDFSNSILSALETCQHCLQQPCPSPEEDLRPILTSITEKTQQTNAGLTRLQFTLFYNIADVAEQILTLAGSISKEPLSSAEQTVARR